A region from the Triticum aestivum cultivar Chinese Spring chromosome 3D, IWGSC CS RefSeq v2.1, whole genome shotgun sequence genome encodes:
- the LOC123075791 gene encoding alpha-amylase/subtilisin inhibitor gives MEHFCFLVILSLSGLAMALQLTSPCNAAQAQPQPIYDTDGHELTGHNMYNIMPVDRNLSDQCIYVSSLRDPRCRMRAILTPCKQFRGNPDGYVSIKLAEASSGSGKEASPRLSTDVVIEFGGIITWCMHRRQWYAHGGITNQTHVTVGRPGGMEGCQAPAGTCKKSFMFRVEKHGTGYKLTSCFQAPCRDLVLFDYNGHMWLTVEKDGREPLVVVFKKFHLASLPPANPPQLG, from the coding sequence ATGGAACACTTCTGTTTCCTGGTCATCCTCTCACTCTCTGGCTTGGCCATGGCCTTGCAGCTGACCAGCCCGTGCAACGCTGCGCAAGCGCAGCCGCAGCCGATCTACGACACAGATGGCCATGAGCTAACAGGCCACAACATGTACAACATCATGCCGGTGGACCGTAATTTGAGCGACCAATGCATCTATGTTAGCTCATTACGGGACCCCAGATGTCGTATGCGTGCGATTCTGACACCGTGCAAGCAGTTTCGCGGGAATCCAGACGGGTATGTTTCGATCAAGCTGGCGGAGGCGAGCTCCGGCTCCGGCAAGGAGGCGTCACCCCGCCTCTCCACCGACGTCGTGATCGAGTTTGGCGGCATAATCACCTGGTGCATGCATCGTCGCCAGTGGTACGCCCATGGAGGGATCACTAACCAGACGCACGTGACCGTCGGCCGCCCCGGAGGGATGGAGGGGTGCCAAGCGCCGGCAGGCACATGCAAGAAGAGTTTCATGTTTCGCGTCGAGAAGCACGGCACCGGGTACAAGCTGACGTCGTGCTTCCAAGCGCCGTGCCGCGATCTGGTGTTGTTCGACTACAATGGACACATGTGGCTGACCGTAGAGAAAGATGGGCGTGAGCCTCTAGTGGTTGTGTTCAAGAAGTTCCATCTCGCCAGCTTGCCTCCTGCAAATCCTCCACAACTAGGCTAG